Below is a window of Streptomyces sp. NBC_00223 DNA.
CGGCCCGCGGCCGCGTTCTACGGCCAGAAGGACGCCCAGCAGCTCGCGCTGATCCGCCGCATGGTCACCGACCTGAACTTCGGCGTCGAGATCGTCGCCGTACCGACGGTCAGGGAGGGCGACGGCCTCGCGCTGTCCAGCCGCAACCGCTACCTGTCGGAGGCGGAACGTATCTCCGCCCGCGAGCTGTCCCGGGCCCTGTTCACCGGCCGCGAGGCCGCCCCCCGCGGCCCGGCCGCCGCCGTACGGGCCGCCCGCGCCGTGCTGGACGCGGCCGCAGACGCCGAGCCCCCCGTCGCCGTCGACTACCTCGCCCTGATCGACCCCGCCGACTTCACCGAGGCCGCGCCGGACCACACCGGCCCGGCCGTCCTCGCGGTCGCCGCCAAGGTGGGCGGCACCCGTCTGATCGACAACCTTCCCCTGGAGTTCGGAGCCCCCGAATGACCGCGACCCCCGCCGCCCCCGGCGACAGCACCGGCATACGCCTGCACGCCCCCGCCCCCGGCTGGACCCTCGACGCCGACGTCGTGGTGGTCGGCTCCGGCGTGGCGGGGCTGACGGTCGCGCTGCGGTGTGCCGCGTCCGGCGCCAAGGTCACGGTGGTCACGAAGGCGCATCTGGACGACGGCTCCACCCGCTGGGCGCAGGGCGGCATCGCCGCGGCCCTCGGCGAGGGCGACACCCCGGCCCAGCACCTGGACGACACCCTTGTCGCGGGCGCGGGCCTGTGCGACGAGCCGGCCGTACGCGCCCTGGTCACCGAGGGCCCGGCCGCCGTCCGCCGGCTGATCTCGACCGGCGCGCACTTCGACACCGACGCGGACAGCGGCGAGATCCTGCTCACCCGCGAGGGTGGCCACCACCGACGCCGTATCGCCCACGCGGGTGGTGACGCGACCGGCGCCGAGATCTCCCGCGCGCTGATCGAGGCGGTCCGCGCGGCCGGCATCGACTTCGTCGAGAACGCCCTCGTGCTCGACCTGCTCACCGACGCCGAGGGCCGCAGCGCGGGCGTCACCCTGCATGTGATGGGCGAGGGCCGGCGGGACGGGGTGGGCGCGGTACGGGCCCGCGCGGTCGTCCTGGCCACCGGCGGCATGGGCCAGGTCTTCTCCGCGACCACCAACCCCTCGGTGTCGACCGGCGACGGCGTGGCGCTGGCGCTGCGCGCGGGGGCCGAGGTCAGCGACCTGGAGTTCGTGCAGTTCCACCCGACCGTGCTGTGGCTCGGCCCCGACGCGGAGGGTCAGCAGCCGCTGGTGTCCGAGGCGGTCCGGGGCGAGGGCGCCCACCTGGTGGACGCCGACGGGACGCGGTTCATGGTCGGACAGCACGAGCTGGCCGAGCTGGCCCCCCGCGACATCGTCGCCAAGGGCATCACGCGCCGGATGCAGGAGACCGGCGCCGAGCACATGTACCTCGACGCCCGGCACTTCGGCGCCGAGATGTGGGAGCAGCGTTTCCCGACGATCCTCGCCGCCTGCCGGAGCCACGGCATCGACCCGGTGACCGGGCCGATCCCGGTCGCGCCCGCCGCCCACTACGCCTCCGGCGGGGTCCGTACCGACCTCAGCGGCCGTACGACCGTGCCGGGCCTGTACGCGTGCGGCGAGGTCGCCTGCACGGGTGTGCACGGCGCCAACCGGCTCGCCTCGAACTCCCTGCTGGAGGGCCTGGTCTTCGCCGAGCGGATCGCCGCCGACATCCTGGCGGCTCCCGCGAGCCCCGGCGAGCCGGTCGTCCCCGACCCGGCGGGCACCCCGCTGCTGGCCTCCGAGGCGCGCTACCGGATCCAGCGGATCATGACCGCCGGCGCCGGGGTGCTGCGCAGCGCCGACAGCCTGACCGAGGCGGCGGGCGCGCTGGAGCGGCTGCACACCGCGGCGGTGGAGGCGTACGACCGGGACGGCAAGACCGCCGAGCCGTGCGTGGAGACCTGGGAGGCGACCAACCTGGGCCTGGTCGCGCGGGTGCTGGTGGCCGCCGCCCGGCGCCGCGAGGAGACCCGCGGCTGCCACTGGCGCGAGGACCGCCCGGACCGCGACGACCCGCGCTGGCGCCGCCACCTGGTCGTACGTCTGACCCCGCACCGTACGCTCGCCGTCCGCACCACCGACGGGCCCGATTTCCCGGGCACCCGTGCCGTGGAGGGGGTCCGGATCGGGGATGATGGGGCCGCGCCGCACACCGGGCCGGGCAGCGCCGCGCGGCCGGCGCCGCGCACCGCCCCGCCCGCCCCCCACGACCGCGACCGCGCCGCACCCGCTTTGAAGGAGCAGCAGTGACCAGCCCCGACCGACCCCAGCCCGTCTCGCTCCCACTGCCGCAGATCGGCCCGCCCGCTGAGACCGGCGGAGGCTGCGGGGACGGCTGCGGCTGCGGCGACGGACACTTCGACGAGGAGTACGGCCTCGACCCGCTGGAGTGCGGTCTCGACCCGGACCTCGCCCAGCTGCTCGCCGACGCCGGTCTCGACCCCGTACAGGTCGAGGACATCGCGCACCTGGCCATCGAGGAGGACCTCGACCAGGGCGTGGACGTCACCACCGTGGCGACCGTTCCCGAGGACGCCCGCTCGGTCGGCGACTTCGTCGCGCGCGACGCCGGTACGGTCGCCGGGCTGCGGATCGCCGAGGCGGTGCTGTCGGTGGTCTGCACCGACGAGTTCGAGGTCGAGCGGCACGTCGAGGACGGCGACCGGGTGGTGGCCGGGCAGAAGCTGCTGACCGTACGGACCCGCACCCGCGACCTGCTCACC
It encodes the following:
- the panC gene encoding pantoate--beta-alanine ligase, coding for MTLLVHRADELAPADAVVMTMGALHEGHAALIRAARAHAGDSGRVTVTVFVNPLQFGPNEDLDRYPRTLDADLELATAAGADTVFAPPADEVYPGGQPEVRIAAGPMGERFEGASRPGHFDGMLTVVAKLLHLTRPAAAFYGQKDAQQLALIRRMVTDLNFGVEIVAVPTVREGDGLALSSRNRYLSEAERISARELSRALFTGREAAPRGPAAAVRAARAVLDAAADAEPPVAVDYLALIDPADFTEAAPDHTGPAVLAVAAKVGGTRLIDNLPLEFGAPE
- a CDS encoding L-aspartate oxidase, yielding MTATPAAPGDSTGIRLHAPAPGWTLDADVVVVGSGVAGLTVALRCAASGAKVTVVTKAHLDDGSTRWAQGGIAAALGEGDTPAQHLDDTLVAGAGLCDEPAVRALVTEGPAAVRRLISTGAHFDTDADSGEILLTREGGHHRRRIAHAGGDATGAEISRALIEAVRAAGIDFVENALVLDLLTDAEGRSAGVTLHVMGEGRRDGVGAVRARAVVLATGGMGQVFSATTNPSVSTGDGVALALRAGAEVSDLEFVQFHPTVLWLGPDAEGQQPLVSEAVRGEGAHLVDADGTRFMVGQHELAELAPRDIVAKGITRRMQETGAEHMYLDARHFGAEMWEQRFPTILAACRSHGIDPVTGPIPVAPAAHYASGGVRTDLSGRTTVPGLYACGEVACTGVHGANRLASNSLLEGLVFAERIAADILAAPASPGEPVVPDPAGTPLLASEARYRIQRIMTAGAGVLRSADSLTEAAGALERLHTAAVEAYDRDGKTAEPCVETWEATNLGLVARVLVAAARRREETRGCHWREDRPDRDDPRWRRHLVVRLTPHRTLAVRTTDGPDFPGTRAVEGVRIGDDGAAPHTGPGSAARPAPRTAPPAPHDRDRAAPALKEQQ